The Struthio camelus isolate bStrCam1 chromosome 12, bStrCam1.hap1, whole genome shotgun sequence genome includes a window with the following:
- the TUBGCP4 gene encoding gamma-tubulin complex component 4 → MIHELLLALSGYPGAAFTWSKRGGLQVSQELPFLHPSETSVLNRLCRLGTDYLRFAEFVEQYTGHVQQQDHHPSQQNQSGLHGIYLRAFCTGLDSVLQPYRQALLDLEQEFLADPHLSISHVNYSLDQFQLLFPSVMVVVEQIKTQKIHGCQILETVHKHSCGGLPPVRSALEKILAVCHGVMYKQLSAWMLHGLLLDQHEEFFIRQGPSSGNVPGQPEEDDDDLGIGGLTGKQLRELQDLRLIEEENMLAPSLKQFSLRVEMLPSYIPVRVAEKILFVGESVQMFENQNVNLTRKGSILKNQEDTFAAELHRLKQQPLFSLVDFESVVDWIRSTVAEHLWKLMVEESDLLGQLKIIKDFYLLGRGELFQAFIDTAQHMLKTPPTAVTEHDVNVAFQQSAHKVLLDDDNLLPLLHLTIEYHGKDHKDTSQTREGPSRELSPREAPASGWAALGLSYKVQWPLHILFTPAVLEKYNVVFKYLLSVRRVQAELQHCWALQMQRKHLKSNRTDAIKWRLRDHMAFLVDNLQYYLQVDVLESQFSQLLQQINSTRDFESIRLAHDHFLSNLLAQSFILLKPVFHCLNEILDLCHSFCSLVSQNLGPLDERGAAQLSILVKGFSRQSSLLFKILSSVRNHQINSDLAQLLLRLDYNKYYTQAGGTLGSFGV, encoded by the exons aTGATCCACGAGCTGCTGCTGGCGCTGAGCGGGTACCCGGGGGCCGCCTTCACCTGGAGCAAGCGCGGCGGCCTGCAG GTGTCCCAGGAGCTGCCGTTCCTGCACCCCAGCGAGACCAGCGTCCTGAACCGGCTCTGCCGCCTCGGCACCGACTACCTGCGCTTCGCCGAGTTCGTGGAGCAGTACACGGGCCACGTGCAGCAGCAg GACCATCATCCATCTCAGCAAAACCAGAGTGGATTACATGGGATTTATTTGCGAGCCTTCTGCACAGGTCTTGATTCAGTGCTGCAGCCCTATCGACAGGCACTGCTTGACCTTGAGCAAGAG tTTCTGGCTGACCCTCATCTTTCCATCTCGCATGTTAATTATTCATTGGATCAG TTCCAGTTACTCTTCCCCTCTGTGATGGTTGTGGTGGAACAGATCAAGACTCAGAAG attcATGGATGTCAGATATTGGAGACTGTCCACAAGCACAGCTGTGGGGGGTTGCCTCCTGTTCGCAGTGCTCTTGAAAA GATTCTGGCTGTGTGTCATGGAGTCATGTATAAGCAGCTCTCTGCCTGGATGCTGCATGGATTGCTACTAGACCAACATGAAGAGTTCTTTATCAGACAGGGCCCATCTTCTGGGAatgtccctggccagcctgaAGAAGATGATGATGACCTAGGAATTGGGGGACTAACAGGAAAACAGCTACGAGAGCTGCAGGACCTG CGCTTGATTGAGGAGGAGAACATGCTAGCTCCATCTCTAAAACAGTTTTCTTTGCGAGTAGAAATGCTGCCATCATACATTCCTGTGCGGGTTGCTGAGAAGATCCTCTTTGTGGGAGAATCTGTGCAGATGTTTGAGAATCAAAATGTTAACCTGACTAGAAAAG GCTCCATCCTAAAAAACCAGGAGGACACTTTTGCAGCAGAGCTACATCGACTCAAGCAACAACCACTCTTTAGTTTGGTGGACTTTGAATCTGTGGTTGACTGGATACGGAGCACTGTTGCTGAG CACCTTTGGAAGTTGATGGTGGAGGAATCTGATTTACTAGGACAACTGAAG ATTATTAAAGATTTTTACCTTTTGGGAAGAGGTGAACTGTTTCAGGCCTTCATTGACACTGCACAGCACATGTTAAAAACACCACCTACAGCTGTAACTGAACATG ATGTCAATGTTGCATTTCAGCAGTCTGCTCATAAGGTATTGTTAGATGATGACAATCTTCTCCCTCTGCTTCACCTGACCATTGAGTATCATGGAAAGGACCACAAAG atacttCTCAGACTCGTGAAGGGCCTTCCCGGGAGTTATCTCCACGTGAAGCCCCTGCATCTGGATGGGCAGCTCTGGGCCTTTCTTACAAAGTTCAATGGCCGTTGCACATTCTCTTTACTCCTGCTGTTTTGGAAAA GTACAATGTCGTGTTCAAATACCTGCTGAGTGTGCGGCGGGTTCAAGCTGAGCTACAACACTGCTGGGCTCTCCAGATGCAACGTAAGCACCTGAAATCTAACAGAACTGACGCTATCAAGTGGCGTCTGAGGGATCACATGGCTTTCCTTGTGGACAATCTTCAGTATTACCTGCAG GTGGATGTACTGGAATCTCAGTTCTCACAGCTTCTGCAGCAGATAAATTCCACCCGAGATTTTGAGAGTATACGTTTGGCTCATGATCATTTCTTAAGCAATCTATTGGCTCAGTCTTTCATCCTCCTAAAACCT gtttTCCACTGCTTAAATGAAATTCTGGATCTCTGTCATAGCTTTTGTTCTCTGGTCAGTCAGAATCTGGGTCCATTAGATGAGCGTGGAGCTGCACAACTCAGTATTTTGGTGAAG